One Neorhizobium sp. NCHU2750 genomic window carries:
- a CDS encoding ABC transporter ATP-binding protein, which produces MTPKISFRNVRKTFDIAGKTAFTALEGLNLDIEDGEFITVVGPSGCGKSTAMNIAAGLTMPTSGQVLVDNAPVKGPGPERGVIFQQYALFPWLTVRENVEFGLQISGKPKAERRRIADHFIELVGLSDFANSLPKTLSGGMKQRCAIARAYAVNPKILLMDEPFGALDALTRVQLQDQLLAMWSKERRTVMFITHDVDEAVYLASRVIVMAARPGRLHKIVNVDLPYPRTEDMRLSTEFSELRNEVWRSVYHPAAAA; this is translated from the coding sequence ATGACCCCGAAAATCTCGTTCAGAAACGTCCGCAAGACCTTCGACATCGCCGGCAAGACGGCGTTTACCGCGCTTGAAGGGCTCAACCTCGATATCGAGGATGGTGAGTTCATCACCGTTGTCGGCCCCTCCGGCTGCGGCAAGTCGACGGCGATGAATATTGCTGCGGGCCTCACCATGCCGACATCAGGACAGGTTCTCGTCGATAATGCACCGGTCAAGGGGCCGGGGCCTGAGCGGGGCGTGATTTTTCAGCAATATGCGCTGTTCCCCTGGCTGACGGTGCGCGAAAACGTCGAGTTCGGCTTGCAGATCTCGGGCAAGCCGAAGGCGGAGCGGCGGCGGATCGCCGATCACTTCATAGAGCTCGTCGGTCTCTCGGACTTTGCCAATTCGCTGCCAAAGACTTTGTCGGGCGGTATGAAGCAGCGTTGCGCAATTGCCCGCGCCTATGCGGTCAATCCGAAAATCCTGCTCATGGATGAGCCTTTCGGAGCACTGGATGCTTTGACCCGCGTCCAGCTTCAGGATCAGCTGCTTGCCATGTGGAGCAAGGAGCGGCGCACGGTGATGTTCATCACCCATGATGTGGACGAGGCGGTCTATCTCGCGAGCCGCGTCATCGTCATGGCGGCGCGTCCGGGCCGGCTGCACAAAATCGTCAATGTCGATCTGCCTTATCCCCGCACAGAGGACATGCGGCTTTCGACCGAATTTTCAGAATTGCGCAACGAGGTCTGGCGGTCGGTCTATCACCCGGCCGCTGCCGCCTGA
- a CDS encoding LacI family DNA-binding transcriptional regulator — protein sequence MTIDMDNKRLDGNKPDTERETRPVPTLASIAEKVGVSVNTVSRALRAPNTVRAELRKRINTAMEELNYVPNRLAGGLSGMRTDIVGVVVTSLYYSEFASIIDTLQSSLLERDLQVMLANTRYNPEQEVKLVRSILSWRPAAVAIIGVDHPPKVVELLKASGIPIIEMWDTDGSVIDTAIGFDHRAVGAAQARHLIDQGYKKLAFVGSLRENDRRAQKRLIGLETEAEKAGLAPIAKRTAQQGGSPDLGERLAEDLLENHPDIDAIACNSDIIAFGVLRALRKRGRRVPEDIGVIAFGDNEAAACVTPPLTTIRPDREKIGRLTADAIFARINGGEPQTTVVDWQLVLRDSTRQGPA from the coding sequence ATGACGATCGACATGGATAACAAGCGCCTTGACGGGAACAAGCCCGATACTGAGCGGGAGACCCGCCCTGTGCCGACGCTCGCCTCGATCGCCGAAAAGGTCGGTGTCTCCGTCAACACGGTGTCGCGGGCCTTGCGGGCGCCGAACACGGTGCGCGCCGAATTGCGCAAGCGCATCAATACGGCGATGGAAGAGCTGAACTATGTGCCGAACCGGCTGGCCGGCGGTCTTTCGGGCATGCGCACCGATATCGTCGGCGTCGTCGTCACCTCGCTCTATTATTCGGAATTCGCGAGTATCATCGATACGCTGCAATCTTCGCTGCTCGAACGCGACCTGCAGGTCATGCTGGCCAATACCCGTTACAATCCCGAGCAGGAAGTGAAGCTGGTGCGCTCGATCCTCAGCTGGCGGCCGGCGGCCGTGGCGATCATCGGCGTCGATCATCCACCCAAAGTCGTCGAGTTGCTGAAAGCCTCCGGCATTCCGATCATCGAGATGTGGGATACGGACGGCAGCGTAATCGACACCGCGATCGGTTTCGACCATCGCGCCGTCGGCGCGGCACAGGCGAGACACCTTATCGACCAGGGTTACAAGAAACTCGCCTTCGTCGGCAGCCTGCGCGAAAACGATCGGCGCGCGCAAAAACGTCTTATCGGTCTGGAAACGGAAGCCGAGAAGGCCGGCCTCGCGCCGATCGCCAAACGCACAGCACAGCAGGGCGGCAGCCCGGATCTTGGCGAAAGGCTGGCCGAAGACCTGCTCGAAAACCACCCCGATATCGATGCGATCGCCTGCAACAGCGACATCATCGCCTTCGGTGTCCTGAGAGCGCTGCGCAAACGCGGCAGACGCGTGCCCGAAGATATCGGCGTGATCGCTTTCGGCGACAACGAGGCGGCAGCCTGCGTCACCCCGCCGCTCACCACCATCCGCCCCGACCGCGAAAAGATCGGCCGCCTCACCGCCGACGCGATTTTCGCCCGCATCAATGGCGGCGAACCGCAGACGACGGTCGTGGACTGGCAGCTGGTGTTGCGCGACAGCACAAGGCAGGGCCCAGCCTAG
- a CDS encoding ABC transporter permease, translating into MLTINIVAVVVGILLWALVTSFGVVGLPTPLAVAKQAVIQAENGLLWSDALASLGRVFTGFALGILVAIPVGFLMGWYRIARAIIEPYVQFFRTIPPLAIIPLAIVTMGIDEMPKIFVIFLASFLSSVVATYQGVISVDRTMINAARVLGANDFTIFRRVIVPASLPYIMVGVRIGLGSSWSTVVAAELIAAQSGLGFRMQQAQLYYDLPTIFVSLISIGILGLIMDRIVMAIDGVLTAWQEKL; encoded by the coding sequence ATGCTGACGATCAATATCGTCGCCGTCGTCGTCGGCATCTTGCTCTGGGCGCTGGTGACGTCCTTCGGCGTGGTCGGGTTGCCGACACCGCTTGCGGTCGCCAAACAGGCGGTGATCCAGGCGGAAAACGGGCTTTTGTGGTCGGATGCGCTGGCCAGCCTCGGCCGCGTCTTCACCGGTTTTGCGCTCGGCATCCTCGTCGCCATCCCGGTCGGTTTCCTGATGGGCTGGTACAGAATAGCCCGCGCCATCATCGAGCCTTATGTGCAGTTCTTCCGCACCATTCCGCCGCTCGCCATCATTCCCCTGGCGATCGTGACGATGGGGATCGACGAGATGCCGAAGATTTTCGTTATCTTCCTCGCCTCGTTCCTGTCTTCCGTCGTCGCCACCTATCAGGGCGTCATCAGCGTCGACAGGACGATGATCAATGCCGCCCGCGTGCTCGGCGCCAATGATTTCACCATCTTTCGCCGGGTCATCGTGCCGGCCTCGCTGCCCTATATCATGGTCGGCGTGCGCATCGGCCTCGGCTCATCCTGGTCGACCGTGGTTGCCGCCGAACTGATCGCCGCGCAATCCGGCCTCGGTTTTCGCATGCAGCAGGCGCAGCTCTATTACGACCTTCCGACCATTTTCGTCAGCCTGATCTCGATCGGCATTCTGGGCCTGATCATGGATCGGATCGTCATGGCGATCGATGGTGTTCTGACCGCATGGCAGGAGAAGCTATGA
- a CDS encoding aliphatic sulfonate ABC transporter substrate-binding protein, whose product MLTRRNLMVTSAALAGASVFSIGGKARAQSADMSIGYIADFPNASVLAIAKEQKLWEAEGIEPSVKVFTNGPIQIQAMGAGSLNFGTIGPGALWLPASGRAKVVGVNDIGFSDRVIAQGSITSMADLKGKKVGVPQGTSGDMILRMALTKAGLTINDIQMVPMDPSTVVAAFTSKQIEAAGIWYPLIDTIKPRVPDMKELASNQDFYPRTSFINTFVARNEVVEQNPDLVKKFLRVMKKAMDYRVANLDHSIEITTAFLNAPNEATDKVARSRKMLTSKELDAFTKDGTVNKWLTDFNKMFQEFGTVKEPLAPEMFYTGDLFISA is encoded by the coding sequence ATGCTGACGAGACGTAATCTTATGGTGACCAGCGCCGCTCTTGCCGGCGCAAGCGTGTTTTCGATCGGTGGCAAGGCCAGGGCCCAGTCCGCCGACATGAGCATCGGTTACATTGCCGATTTCCCGAATGCGAGCGTGCTGGCGATCGCCAAGGAACAGAAGCTTTGGGAAGCCGAAGGCATCGAGCCCTCGGTAAAGGTCTTCACCAACGGCCCGATCCAGATCCAGGCCATGGGCGCGGGCAGCCTGAATTTCGGCACGATCGGCCCCGGCGCGCTGTGGCTGCCGGCAAGCGGCCGCGCCAAGGTTGTCGGCGTCAACGATATCGGCTTTTCCGATCGGGTTATCGCGCAGGGCAGCATAACGTCCATGGCTGACCTCAAGGGCAAGAAGGTCGGCGTGCCGCAGGGTACTTCGGGCGACATGATCCTGCGGATGGCGCTGACCAAGGCCGGCCTGACCATCAACGATATCCAGATGGTGCCAATGGATCCGTCCACCGTGGTCGCCGCCTTCACCTCGAAACAGATCGAGGCGGCCGGCATCTGGTATCCTCTGATCGACACCATCAAGCCGCGTGTGCCCGACATGAAGGAATTGGCCTCCAACCAGGATTTCTACCCGCGAACCTCGTTCATCAACACCTTCGTGGCGCGCAATGAAGTGGTCGAGCAGAACCCGGATCTCGTCAAGAAATTCCTCCGTGTGATGAAGAAGGCGATGGATTATCGTGTCGCCAATCTCGATCATTCGATCGAGATCACCACGGCCTTCCTCAACGCACCGAATGAGGCGACCGACAAGGTGGCCCGCAGCCGCAAGATGCTGACCTCGAAGGAACTCGACGCCTTCACCAAGGACGGCACGGTCAACAAGTGGCTGACGGATTTCAACAAGATGTTCCAGGAGTTCGGAACGGTGAAGGAGCCGCTTGCGCCGGAGATGTTCTATACTGGTGATCTATTTATCAGCGCCTGA
- a CDS encoding sulfatase-like hydrolase/transferase, whose protein sequence is MADRPNIILIMTDQQRYDSIAALGYPYAHTPNIDAMIEKGVALTNCHITAPSCVPSRASLFTGYYPHTTGVLANGQKWQHTWVESLRDAGYRCVNVGKMHTIPYNSDSGFHERYVVENKDRYMEGRWYFDEWDKALAANGLVKQQREFYREREDYRERLGCFDWKLPEALHSDAFVGNMAKWWVETYPPTEPLFLQVGFPGPHPPFDPPAHYTERYLKRNDLPLPKPTKEELDSLHQELKDKRQHDVEVDHDSVVWSLDPTEDQMQRLWAHYLGNVTLIDEKVGELLASLKERGYLEDAIVIFTSDHGECLGEHGLIQKWSMYDIVTRVPTVIWSTSGRFEGGRTVDGLCQLFDLGPTILDYAGITPPKTFEAKSLRPALEGKDWTPRAHVFCEQIGDVAMAGGVEFMTGVRSDRWKLVHFKGSADGQLFDLENDPKEVKNLWSDPAYDDRKRELLDVMRDWLIESNFKTRDVMAAAR, encoded by the coding sequence ATGGCTGACAGGCCGAACATCATTTTGATCATGACCGATCAGCAGCGTTACGATTCCATCGCAGCGCTCGGTTACCCCTATGCCCATACCCCGAATATCGACGCGATGATCGAAAAGGGCGTGGCGCTGACCAATTGCCACATCACCGCGCCGAGCTGCGTGCCCTCGCGCGCGAGCCTGTTCACCGGCTATTATCCGCATACGACCGGCGTGCTCGCCAATGGCCAGAAATGGCAGCATACCTGGGTCGAGAGCCTGCGCGACGCCGGTTATCGCTGCGTCAATGTCGGCAAGATGCACACCATTCCCTACAATTCCGACAGCGGTTTTCACGAACGTTACGTGGTGGAAAACAAGGACCGCTACATGGAAGGGCGCTGGTATTTCGACGAATGGGACAAGGCGCTCGCCGCCAATGGTCTCGTTAAACAGCAGCGCGAATTTTATCGCGAGCGGGAGGATTATCGGGAAAGGCTCGGCTGTTTCGACTGGAAACTGCCGGAGGCGCTGCATTCCGACGCCTTTGTTGGCAATATGGCCAAGTGGTGGGTGGAGACCTATCCACCGACCGAGCCGCTTTTCCTGCAGGTCGGTTTCCCCGGTCCGCATCCGCCCTTCGATCCGCCGGCGCATTACACGGAGCGTTACCTGAAGCGCAACGACCTGCCGCTGCCGAAGCCGACAAAAGAAGAACTCGACAGCCTGCACCAGGAGCTGAAGGACAAACGTCAGCACGATGTCGAGGTCGATCACGATTCCGTCGTCTGGAGCCTCGATCCGACCGAAGACCAGATGCAGCGGCTCTGGGCGCATTATCTCGGCAATGTGACGTTGATCGACGAGAAGGTCGGCGAGCTGCTCGCGTCGCTGAAGGAGCGCGGTTATCTGGAAGATGCGATCGTCATCTTCACCTCCGACCATGGCGAGTGCCTCGGCGAACACGGGCTGATCCAGAAATGGTCGATGTATGATATCGTCACCCGCGTGCCGACGGTGATCTGGTCGACGTCGGGCCGTTTCGAAGGCGGCCGTACCGTCGATGGATTGTGCCAGCTTTTCGATCTCGGCCCGACCATTCTCGATTATGCCGGCATCACCCCGCCGAAGACGTTCGAGGCCAAAAGCCTGCGGCCGGCGCTGGAAGGAAAAGACTGGACGCCGCGCGCGCACGTCTTCTGCGAACAGATCGGCGATGTGGCCATGGCCGGCGGCGTCGAATTTATGACCGGGGTGCGCAGCGACCGATGGAAGCTCGTGCATTTCAAGGGTTCGGCCGACGGTCAGCTGTTCGATCTCGAAAACGATCCGAAGGAGGTGAAAAACCTCTGGAGCGATCCGGCTTACGATGATCGCAAGCGCGAGCTTCTCGACGTGATGCGCGACTGGCTGATCGAATCCAATTTCAAGACACGGGATGTCATGGCGGCGGCACGCTAA